Part of the Deinococcota bacterium genome is shown below.
GTCTACCGGCCCGTCGCCGACGGGACCGGCAGCAACCACGTCCAGGTCGACCGCATCGAGGTGCGCGAGGACAACCCGCTCAGAACCGAGCTCGAGCACTTCACCGCGCGCATCCGCGGCGCGGAGGCGCCCATCGGCACCTTGGAGGACGACCTGCGCTCCTTGCAACTAGCCACCCGGCTGATCGCGCAGCTCAAGGCCAAGTGCCGGGTCGAGCTGAGTTATTAGAGAGCTACGGCAGGAACAACCGCCCCTGCCGTAATGGACGAGACCACGCGAACAAGCACCAGGCACACCGGCATCACGGCCAGGCTCATCATCGCCCGCAAGCCCGTCCACAACAAGGCGGCCTAAAACCTTGAGCCGGTAGGTCGGGTTTGGATTCAGCTCGAGGCCTCGCTGTCCTTCGCCGCTGTCCTTCGCGGCGCACGATAGCGAGCTGGCTCCTTGACCCGCGCCGGACTCGAGCCTAGGCTGGTGAGGTGAGCCCAGCGTTACCGGCCCCCACCCACGACCTCACCCACGACCTCGACGCGCTTGGCCACATCCTGCGCGGCCGCCGCGTCCTGGTCTTGAGCGGCGCGGGCATCAGCACCGACTCGGGCATCCCCGACTACCGCGGGCCCAAAAGCCTACAAAGGCCGCACAGACCCATGCTCTACGGGCAGTTCGTCGGCAGCGAGGAGGCCAGGCGGCGCTACTGGGCGCGCAGCCTGGTCGGCTGGCTTCGCATTCACCAGGCCAAACCCAACGGCGGCCACCGCGCGCTCGCCCGGCTCGAGCAGGGCGGCGCCATCAGCGGGCTAATCACCCAGAACGTCGACGGCCTGCACCAGGCCGCCGGCAGCCGCAGCGTGCTCGAGCTGCACGGCAGCCTGGCGCTGGTTCGCTGCCTGCGGTGCGGCACGCCGGAGTCGCGGCGGACGCTGCAAGGGCGGATGCAGGAGCTGAACCCCCGTTTTCACGCAGCGCAGGTAGCAATGGCGCCGGACGGCGACGCGGAGCTCCCGCAAGCGCTCATCGACGGCTTCAGGGTGCCGGCGTGCCGGCGCTGCGGGGGCGCGCTCAAGCCCGACGTGGTGTTCTTCGGCGAGAACGTGCCCAAGGCGCGCGTCGAGCGGGCCTACGGCATGTTGGGGCGCGCCGAGGTGCTGCTGGTCGTCGGCTCGTCGCTGACCGTATTTTCGGGCTACCGCTTCGTGGTGAGGGCTGCCAAGCAGCAAAAACCCATCGCCATCGTCAACCAGGGGCCGACCCGGGGCGACGCCGACGCCTCGCTCCGGGTGAGCGGCTGGCTCGGCGAGGTGTTG
Proteins encoded:
- a CDS encoding NAD-dependent protein deacetylase, encoding MSPALPAPTHDLTHDLDALGHILRGRRVLVLSGAGISTDSGIPDYRGPKSLQRPHRPMLYGQFVGSEEARRRYWARSLVGWLRIHQAKPNGGHRALARLEQGGAISGLITQNVDGLHQAAGSRSVLELHGSLALVRCLRCGTPESRRTLQGRMQELNPRFHAAQVAMAPDGDAELPQALIDGFRVPACRRCGGALKPDVVFFGENVPKARVERAYGMLGRAEVLLVVGSSLTVFSGYRFVVRAAKQQKPIAIVNQGPTRGDADASLRVSGWLGEVLPQLAEEL